In Streptomyces sp. TLI_146, the genomic stretch GCCACCCCTGTGGAAAACCCACCGGGGCCACCGGGCCACTGCCGGAACCCTTGAGCGACCGCCCGGGCGGCGCGACCGCCGGTGCGCAGGCGAGGGTTCAAAGACAGGCTCTCAGCCCGGGTAGACGGGCGAGGATCCCTTCTTGACCGCCGTCTTCCAGTTGGCGCCCGGCGGGAGCCGGACGATGCCGTCCTCCCTGGAGTGCGCCACCAGCGGCAGCCGCTCGTCGTCCGCCGCGGCGATCTCGGTCACCCGGTTGGCGCCCGGCAGATTGCCCGCGGCCGACAGCGAACCGTCCGTCTGCATGTAGCGCAGCTGCTGCTGGAGGCCGCCGGACTCCTTGCCGACCACGACGAGACGGCTGCGACCGGCCCAGGAAACGGCCGTCACATCCTCCATCTGCGGCGCTCCGGGGCGCAGTTCCACCACGGAGACCTGCGGGTGCTCCGGGTCGCCGATCCGCTCCACGCGGCCGATCCGCAGCGTCGTGTGGCCGCCCTCGTTCACCAGGAGCGCGATGCGCACCCCGTCCGCCGACATCCGCACCTGCTCGATGCGCGCCCCGTTCAGACCGGCGACATCGACCTCCTGCGGCTGGCCCTCGCCGTTGTCGAGGCGGAGCAGCCGGGAGTGGCCCGGATCCCGGTCGGCCACCCACAGATCGTTGCGGCCGTCCCAACTCGGCGCCGAAAGGCCGTCCTTCGGATCCTTGCTCTGGCTGGTCACGAGCGTCTTCACCAGCTCGCCGTCGGACACGATCGGCGCCACGTACAGCGAACGGCCGTCGGCCGTCACTCCCGCCGCGCGCCTCTCGTCCCGCTCCACCGCGACCGTACGCAGCTGCTGACCCGTCCGGCCGAACGGCCCGGGCACCAGCTCGGTGACCACGTCCCCGTCCGTGCTGTCCGCGCCGTCGGTGCCCTCCGCGCTGTCACGCGCCCCGGCACGCATCCGCGCGAGGCGCCCCTGCTCGTCCACGAAGTACTGGCCGGGCTTGGGCGAGATGTGGTCCGGCGCGTACCCCTCGGCCTGGTCGCCGCCGAGCACGCACAGCTGCGAGCCGTTCGCCCGGTCCAGCTCCACCTGGCCGACCCGGGTGGCCGTCAGATCCCGCAGCGTGAACAGCAGTTGGGCCGCCATCTTGCGGCACTGGCTCCCGCCGACGTTGGACGCCCGCTCGTTCAGCGGCACCTTCAGCGCGTTGCGGTCGTCGAACGAGAGCGACTTGGTGCCGTCCTTCAGCGCCGTACCGCTCGGGAAGCGCGAACCCACCACCGGACGCAGCCAGTTGGTCGGCCCCTCCAGAACGGCCATGACCGTCTGGGTGACCAGGTTCATCTGCGTCTCGGGGTCGTTGCGCTGGCGCACGTACACCGGATCGGCCACCAGCCGGTCCTGCCCCGACGCGAAGTAGTACTTGTTGACGGAACGGTAGATCCGCTGGAAGTCCGACTGCCCCAGCAGCAGCCCCTCGGGCAGCGCGTCGATGCGCCACTCCTTGCCGCTGGGCGTGCTCTGCCGTACGAGGTGGATCGTCTCGTTGTACGCCGACTTCGGCCCGGCCGGCTGATAGGCGTGCTGCTTGTCCACCACGGCGACCGGCTTCCCGGTCACCGTGAAGGTGAAGCTCGAACTGTCGCCCTTGTCGTTGGTCCGGTTCGGCTGCGGGTTCGGCCCGTCCGCCAGCACCGTGGTCGCCAGATCCGGCTTCCAGGTCCGCGCGGCCTGCGGCGTCAGATACTTGCGGGCCGTCGCGAACTGCGGGTCGTCACTGGTCATCGCCTCCAGGAACCCGTCGACTATCTCGTCGGCGGCCGCCCCCTCGCGCGGCGGCACCGCGTACACCTGCACCTGCGAGTCGGCGCGCTGCGAGGCCTGTACCGCGTGCACGTCCCCGCTGTCCGGCATCGACGCGCACCCCGCCACCAGCACACCGCCGCAGCCCAGCAGCGCGGCCGACCGCAGCCGACGGCCGCGGCCCCTCCCCCGATCAGCGCCCACGAGCCGATTCCTCCTGGTCGGCGGCTGCCGGGGCAGCCGCTGTGTCAGCAGCCTGCGATGGTACGGATTCGCCCTCCACGCGCGCGTCACTGACCCGGGGCACCACTCTGGCCCCCCCGCCACCGGGCAGCGCGGTCGGATCGGCGGCCGGCCCGGACGTCCTCGGCGGGACCGGGGGCCGGGGCGGCACGGGCAGCGAGGAGCGGGTGGCGGCGGGCTGGACCGGCACGCTCGCCAGCCGCAGCCCGTTGCCCTGCTCGACGGCCTCGCCCTGGCGGGCCCGCTCGCGCGCGGCCCGTGAGTCCTCCGGCTCCAGCGGTATCGGCGATCCGCGCAGCGGCTCGTCGGCCGTACGCGGCAGCGTCAGCCGGAACTGGGAGCCGCCACCGGGCTCGCCCCAGGCCTGCAGCCAGCCGCCGTGCAGCCGCGCGTCCTCGACCGCGATCGACAGTCCGAGGCCCGTGCCTCCGGTCGTCCTGGCCCGGGCCGGGTCGGCCCGCCAGAAGCGGTTGAACACCCGGGTCGCCTCGCCCGGCTTCAGGCCCACTCCGTAGTCGCGCACCGCGACCGCGACGGCGCCGCCGGCCGTGCCCATGCGCACCACCACGTCCCGGCCCTCGCCGTGCTCCACGGCGTTGACCACGAGGTTGCGCAGCACCCGCTCGACCCTGCGGGCATCGGCCTCCGCGACCACCGGCTGGTCGTCACCGACCACCCGTATCCGGGTGCCCTTGCGCTCGGCGAGCGGCTCGGCGCCCTCGATCACCCGTCGTACGACGTCCCGCAGGTCTATCGGCTCGGCCTCCAGGGCCGCCGCGCCCGCGTCGAACCGGCTGATCTCCAGCAGGTCGGCGAGCAGCGACTCGAACCGGTCGAGCTGCCCGGCCAGCAGCTCCGCCGACCGCGCCGTCACCGGATCGAAGTCGACGCGCGCCTCGTGGATGACGTCCGCCGCCATCCGTACGGTCGTCAGCGGCGTCCGCAGCTCGTGCGAGACGTCCGAGACGAACCGCCGCTGCATCCGCGACAGCTCCTCCAGCTGCTGGATCTTGATCTGGAGGTTCTGAGCCATCTTGTTGAAGGCCTCGCCGAGCCGCGCGATGTCGTCCTCGCCGGTGACCTTCATCCGCTCCTGGAGCTTGGCCGCGGAGAGCCGCTCCGCGATCTGCGCCGCCATCCGGACCGGGGTGACGACCTGGCGCACCACCAGCCAGGCGATCGCGCCGAGCAGCACCACCAGGAACAGCCCGGCGGTCGCGAGAGTGCCCTTGACCAGGCTCAGCGTCTTCTCCTCCTGCGCCAGCGGGAAGAGGTAGTACAGCTGGTAGGCCTGGCCGTCCACGTCCTTCAGCTTGGTCCCGATGACCAGCCCCGGCTTGGGCTCCTGGCCGTCGAGGTACTTGATCGAGGCGTACGTCTTGTACGCCCCCGTCCCCTGGTCGACGTTGTCCCGCAGGCTCTGCGGGACGCTCGCGACCGGATCCACGCCGCCCGAGGCGCGCGGGCCGCGGTTGCTGGAGCCCGAGTCCTCGGAGTCGGCGCTCAGCGCGACCACGTAGAACGCGCCCTGGCCGCCACTGGCGAGCTGGGTCACCAGCTCGCTGCGCCAGGTCACCGAGCTGCCGGCCCGCCCGTCCGAGCTGCCGTCGTCCTGGCCGCCCGGCGCCGCCGGGGCGCTGGCCTTGTCCTTGGCCACGGCGAAGCCGCCCGCGGACTGGCTCTCGGACGCCTTCTCCTTGGTGACGAGGAGCCCGTTGCGCACCTGACCGATGACAACGAACCCGAGCAGCAGCACCACACCCAGCGACATCAGCAGGGTGGAGGCGACCACCCGCAGCTGGATGTTGCGCCGCCACAGCCGCACCGCGGGCAGCAGCGGACGCCGCACCCAGCGCACGAAGAGCCGCAGCACGGGGCTGCCGGGCGTGCCCTCCTGGAGGATCCGCCCGCCCCATGCCGTCGTCTTGCGTCCCACACCAGCAGCCCGCCCCCCACGGACCCCGGGCTTCCCGGGCTTCGGAGCAGCACCGCCGCGGGACATGTCAGCTCGGTCCGGCCTTGTAACCGACACCACGGACGGTCACCACGATCTCCGGCCGCTCGGGGTCCTTCTCGACCTTCGAGCGCAGCCGCTGGACATGCACGTTGACCAGCCGCGTGTCCGCCGCGTGCCGGTACCCCCACACCTGCTCCAGGAGCACCTCACGGGTGAACACCTGCCACGGCTTGCGGGCCAGCGCGACCAGCAGGTCGAACTCCAGCGGGGTCAGGGCGATGGACTGCCCGTCCCGCTTCACGGAGTGACCCGCCACGTCGATCACCAGATCGCCGATCGCCAGCTGCTCCGGCGCCGGCTCCTCCGACCTCCTCAGGCGCGCCCGGATACGGGCGACCAGCTCCTTCGGCTTGAACGGCTTCACGATGTAGTCGTCCGCCCCGGACTCCAGGCCGACCACCACATCCACGGTGTCGCTCTTGGCGGTGAGCATCACGATCGGCACACCCGACTCGGCCCTGATCAGCCTGCAGACCTCGATGCCGTCCCGTCCGGGCAGCATGAGGTCCAGCAGCACCAGGTCCGGCTTGGCCTCACGGAATGCCGCCAGTGCCTTGTCGCCGTCCGCTACGAACGACGGCTCAAAACCTTCTCCACGCAGCACAATGCCGAGCATCTCGGCCAGCGCGGTGTCGTCGTCGACGACAAGGACGCGTCCCTTCATAAACGTCATCATCCCATTAGCTAATCGTTACCTGGCGTGACCTGGCACACAGCTCTCTCAGCCCGCCCCCCGTCACGGGGGAGAGCACACCTTCCTCGGTGACGATCGCCGTCACCAACTCGGGGGGCGTCACATCGAACGCGGGGTTGTACGCCTGCGTCCCCAGCGGCGCCACGGGCAGCCCGCCGCCGGCCCCCCACCCGGCCGCGGAAACCTGCGGTCCGGTGAGCTCCGTCACCTCCTGCCCGGGTCGCTGCTCGACCTCGATCGCCGCCCCGTCGGGGGTTTCCAGATCCACCGTCGTGACCGGCGCCACCACGATGAACGGCACGTGGTGGTACTTGGCGAGTACAGCGAGCGGATAGCTTCCCACCTTGTTCGCCACCGATCCGTCGGCGGCGATGCGATCCGCCCCGATCAGAACGGCGTCCACCTCCCCCGCCGCGAACAGCGAACCCGCAGCATTGTCGGTCAGCAAGCTGTACGCCATCCCACTGCGCGCCGCCTCGTACGCGGTCAGTCTGGCTCCTTGCAGCAGCGGCCGAGTCTCGTCCACCCACAGCCGCCGCAGCCGGCCCGCCCGGTGCGCGGCCAGCGCCACCGCGAACGCGGTGCCCTCGCCACCGGAGACCAGCCGCCCGGTGTTGCAGTGCGTGAGCACCCGGTGGCGGCCACCGGGCAGCAGCTCGTCGAGCAGTGCCAGCCCGTGGGCCGCCATCCTGGCACTGGCCTCGGCATCCGCCCGGTGCAGGGCCTTAGCGGCCGCCAGCGCCGCCGCCCCGGCCTCCTGCGGGCCCCCGCCCTTGTCGAGGGCCGCCTGGTACGCCCCCAGCGCCAGCCGCACCCCGTACCCGAGGTTCACCGCGGTGGGCCGCGCCGCCGCCAGCAGGGCCGCTGCCTCCTGTACGTCGAAGCCGCGCACCCCGGCCAGCGCCACCCCGTACGCCCCGGCGATCCCCAGCAGCGGAGCCCCTCGGACGGCCAGCGTCTGGATGGCCAGGACCAGCCCCGGCACATCCGTACAGACCAGTTCGACCTCCTCGGCCGGCAGCCGCGTCTGGTCGAGGAGCACCAGCACCGGCCCCTCCGGCGGCTCGTCCCAACGAAGCTGTGCCAGTCCCGACGGCTCGGAGCCCACGGTGGATCGCACCTCGTGATCAGCCATCCGCCCAGTCTGCCCGGTGAGCCGCCGACAATTGAAGGTGCTAACGAGATACGGGGGCCGGTCCGCAGCCAGGAACCGCATGGCACGATGGCTGCCGACCCCAACGAGCCGGCTCGCCGAGCTGGTCCCACGACCAATCCACGAGGTGGACGACCGTGAACGACTCTCCGGGCTGGGCTTCGCCCGGATCGGCCCCCTCCGACGGCGAGGACTCCGGCACCCCCGGGCAGCCCGAGCCCTCCGACCGGGCCCGCGCGTCCTCGCAATGGTCCCGGAACCAGCCTCCGGCGGGCCAGTGGTCGCCTCCGGCCGCCACCCCGGGCCAGGGCACTCCCCCGCCCCCGCCGGGCCCTCCTGGGCCCCAGCAGGGCGGCTGGGGCCGGCCTCCGGCTCCCGGCGGGAACTGGAACCACGGGTGGGGACCCGCGCCGGCCGCCAAGCCCGGCGTGATCCCGCTCCGCCCGCTCGGGGTCGGCGAGATCCTGGACGGCGCGGTGTCGACGATGCGCGCCCACTGGCGCACGGTTCTCGGCCTGACCCTCACGGTCGCCGTGATCACGCAGATCGCGGACATTCTCGTCCAGCGCTACCTCCTGCCGGATCCCCCGGAGATCGACCCGAACGCCACCGGCACCGAGGCCATCGACCAGGCCTTCGACTCGCTGCGCTCCAGCCTGCTCGGCCTGCTGCCCGTCGCCGTCCTCGCACTGATCGGCACCCTCTTCGTCACGGCGGTCCTCACCGTCGTCATCAGCCGCTCCGTCCTGGGGCGGCCGGTGACGCTGCGGGAGGCCTGGGCGGAGGCCCGGCCGAGGCTGCTGCCCCTGCTCGGCCTCCTGGTGCTGCTGCCCCTGATGGCGGGCGCGATCGTCGGCATCGGCATCCTTCCGGGGGCGCTCATCGGATCCGACGGGGGTGCGGCCCTGGCCGGCCTCGGCGGGCTGGCCGCCGTCGTGGTCGTCATCTGGCTGCTGGTCCAGTTCAGCCTCGCCGCGCCCGCGCTGATGCTGGAGCGCCAGGGCCTCGTCAAGTCCCTGCGCCGGTCCGCCAAGCTGGTGCGCGGCGCCTGGTGGCGGATCTTCGGCATCACGCTGCTGACGCTGCTCCTGACGTTCATCGTCTCGATGATCATCGCGATCCCGTTCACCGTGATCGGAACGCTCGTGGACGACGGCGGCGGCAGCCTCTTCTCCGGGTCCACTTCCGACTTCGGCTGGCCGTTCCTGATCATCACCGGGATCGGCGCCGTGATCGGCTCGGCGATCACCTACCCGATCTCCGCCGGTGTGGCCGCGCTGCTCTACGTCGACCAGCGCATCCGCCGCGAGGCCCTCGACCTCGATCTCGCCCGCGCCGCGAACCTCCCGGGCTACGAGACCCCCAGGAGCTGATGCGGTGTCCGCAACGGGGGGCATGGTGCGGCTGCTGGTCCGAGCAGCCGGGGAACCACCGGTGGACACTCCGCGCGTGCCCGCCCGCGAGGCGGCCCGGCGCGAACTGACCGATCCGAGGTACCACGAGAACGACCCGAACCTCCTGGAGCGCGCCCTCAACCGCTTCTGGGACTGGGTCGGTGGCCTGTTCAACGCCGCCTCGGGCGCGGCCCCGGGCGGCGCGCTCGGACTGGTCGCCATCGCCGTGTTCGTCCTCGCCCTGGTCGCCGCCCTGTGGTGGCGGCTGGGCACCCCGAAGCGCGCTTTCTCCACTGTCGGCACCGTCTTCGACGACCGCCCGCGCAGCGCCGCCGAGCACCGCGCCACCGCCGAGGGCCACGCCGAGGCAGGCCGCTGGACCCAGGCCGTCCAGGAACGGATGCGCGCGATCGTCCGCTCCCTGGAGGAACGTGCCCTCCTCGACCCGCGCCCCGGCCGCACCGCCGACGAG encodes the following:
- a CDS encoding glycerophosphoryl diester phosphodiesterase membrane domain-containing protein, with protein sequence MNDSPGWASPGSAPSDGEDSGTPGQPEPSDRARASSQWSRNQPPAGQWSPPAATPGQGTPPPPPGPPGPQQGGWGRPPAPGGNWNHGWGPAPAAKPGVIPLRPLGVGEILDGAVSTMRAHWRTVLGLTLTVAVITQIADILVQRYLLPDPPEIDPNATGTEAIDQAFDSLRSSLLGLLPVAVLALIGTLFVTAVLTVVISRSVLGRPVTLREAWAEARPRLLPLLGLLVLLPLMAGAIVGIGILPGALIGSDGGAALAGLGGLAAVVVVIWLLVQFSLAAPALMLERQGLVKSLRRSAKLVRGAWWRIFGITLLTLLLTFIVSMIIAIPFTVIGTLVDDGGGSLFSGSTSDFGWPFLIITGIGAVIGSAITYPISAGVAALLYVDQRIRREALDLDLARAANLPGYETPRS
- a CDS encoding DUF4129 domain-containing protein, translating into MVRLLVRAAGEPPVDTPRVPAREAARRELTDPRYHENDPNLLERALNRFWDWVGGLFNAASGAAPGGALGLVAIAVFVLALVAALWWRLGTPKRAFSTVGTVFDDRPRSAAEHRATAEGHAEAGRWTQAVQERMRAIVRSLEERALLDPRPGRTADEAAAEAGRPLPGHADRLRTAAREFDDVTYGGRTADESAYRRLRDLDTDLERTKPDLSALAQRPTVEATARGAAK
- the mtrB gene encoding MtrAB system histidine kinase MtrB produces the protein MSRGGAAPKPGKPGVRGGRAAGVGRKTTAWGGRILQEGTPGSPVLRLFVRWVRRPLLPAVRLWRRNIQLRVVASTLLMSLGVVLLLGFVVIGQVRNGLLVTKEKASESQSAGGFAVAKDKASAPAAPGGQDDGSSDGRAGSSVTWRSELVTQLASGGQGAFYVVALSADSEDSGSSNRGPRASGGVDPVASVPQSLRDNVDQGTGAYKTYASIKYLDGQEPKPGLVIGTKLKDVDGQAYQLYYLFPLAQEEKTLSLVKGTLATAGLFLVVLLGAIAWLVVRQVVTPVRMAAQIAERLSAAKLQERMKVTGEDDIARLGEAFNKMAQNLQIKIQQLEELSRMQRRFVSDVSHELRTPLTTVRMAADVIHEARVDFDPVTARSAELLAGQLDRFESLLADLLEISRFDAGAAALEAEPIDLRDVVRRVIEGAEPLAERKGTRIRVVGDDQPVVAEADARRVERVLRNLVVNAVEHGEGRDVVVRMGTAGGAVAVAVRDYGVGLKPGEATRVFNRFWRADPARARTTGGTGLGLSIAVEDARLHGGWLQAWGEPGGGSQFRLTLPRTADEPLRGSPIPLEPEDSRAARERARQGEAVEQGNGLRLASVPVQPAATRSSLPVPPRPPVPPRTSGPAADPTALPGGGGARVVPRVSDARVEGESVPSQAADTAAAPAAADQEESARGR
- a CDS encoding LpqB family beta-propeller domain-containing protein; this encodes MGADRGRGRGRRLRSAALLGCGGVLVAGCASMPDSGDVHAVQASQRADSQVQVYAVPPREGAAADEIVDGFLEAMTSDDPQFATARKYLTPQAARTWKPDLATTVLADGPNPQPNRTNDKGDSSSFTFTVTGKPVAVVDKQHAYQPAGPKSAYNETIHLVRQSTPSGKEWRIDALPEGLLLGQSDFQRIYRSVNKYYFASGQDRLVADPVYVRQRNDPETQMNLVTQTVMAVLEGPTNWLRPVVGSRFPSGTALKDGTKSLSFDDRNALKVPLNERASNVGGSQCRKMAAQLLFTLRDLTATRVGQVELDRANGSQLCVLGGDQAEGYAPDHISPKPGQYFVDEQGRLARMRAGARDSAEGTDGADSTDGDVVTELVPGPFGRTGQQLRTVAVERDERRAAGVTADGRSLYVAPIVSDGELVKTLVTSQSKDPKDGLSAPSWDGRNDLWVADRDPGHSRLLRLDNGEGQPQEVDVAGLNGARIEQVRMSADGVRIALLVNEGGHTTLRIGRVERIGDPEHPQVSVVELRPGAPQMEDVTAVSWAGRSRLVVVGKESGGLQQQLRYMQTDGSLSAAGNLPGANRVTEIAAADDERLPLVAHSREDGIVRLPPGANWKTAVKKGSSPVYPG
- the mtrA gene encoding two-component system response regulator MtrA, coding for MMTFMKGRVLVVDDDTALAEMLGIVLRGEGFEPSFVADGDKALAAFREAKPDLVLLDLMLPGRDGIEVCRLIRAESGVPIVMLTAKSDTVDVVVGLESGADDYIVKPFKPKELVARIRARLRRSEEPAPEQLAIGDLVIDVAGHSVKRDGQSIALTPLEFDLLVALARKPWQVFTREVLLEQVWGYRHAADTRLVNVHVQRLRSKVEKDPERPEIVVTVRGVGYKAGPS
- the mtnA gene encoding S-methyl-5-thioribose-1-phosphate isomerase, whose amino-acid sequence is MADHEVRSTVGSEPSGLAQLRWDEPPEGPVLVLLDQTRLPAEEVELVCTDVPGLVLAIQTLAVRGAPLLGIAGAYGVALAGVRGFDVQEAAALLAAARPTAVNLGYGVRLALGAYQAALDKGGGPQEAGAAALAAAKALHRADAEASARMAAHGLALLDELLPGGRHRVLTHCNTGRLVSGGEGTAFAVALAAHRAGRLRRLWVDETRPLLQGARLTAYEAARSGMAYSLLTDNAAGSLFAAGEVDAVLIGADRIAADGSVANKVGSYPLAVLAKYHHVPFIVVAPVTTVDLETPDGAAIEVEQRPGQEVTELTGPQVSAAGWGAGGGLPVAPLGTQAYNPAFDVTPPELVTAIVTEEGVLSPVTGGGLRELCARSRQVTIS